The sequence TTATCATGAAAAAAGAATTGCTGATCTGTTTTTTTACATCTCTGATTTCCATAGCGAATGCCCAACAAAATAAGAATGACATTTTATCCTGGGTAGATCCGTTTATAGGGACAGGAGGACATGGACATACCTTTCCGGGGGCCACTACACCATTCGGAATGATTCAGCTGAGTCCGGATCAAAATACCAAAAGTGGAGATTGGGACTGGTGTTCCGGATACCACTACAGCAGTAAGACGATCATGGGATTCAGCCATAACCATCTGAGCGGAACAGGGTGGGCAGATCTTGGAGATATTCTGGTAATGCCAACTGTGGGACAGGTAAAAATGGTTCCCGGATCAGAAGATAAACCTGAAACCGGATATCGTTCAACATTCACTCATGATAAAGAAACTGCAGCTCCGGGGTACTATTCCGTAATGCTGGATAGCTATGGAGTGAAAGCAGAATTGACAGCCTCTCCAAGAGTAGGTTTTCATAAATATACCTTCCCGAAGACTGATGAAGCCAATATTATTATTGATCCTACCAATAAGATCTTCGGAAATATTTACCATACATTGGTAAGCGTAGAAGGTAATAACAAAATAAAAGGATATTGCTACAGTAATGGCTGGGGTGGAAAAAGATTTGCCTATTTCGTGATGGAGTTTTCCAAACCGTTTAAATCTTATGGAGTATATGCTGAAGGGAAAATAAAGAACAATGAAAAAATTGCGCTGGCAAAAGATGCCAAAGCCTTTGTAAGGTTTGCTACAGAAGATCAGGAAAGTATTGAAGTAAAAGTTTCTTTATCTCCGGTAAGCACAGAAAATGCACAGGAAAACTTTGATACAGAAGCGAATAATGTGGATTTTGCAAAAGCTAAAGAAACTGCACAAAAAACATGGCGGGATCTTATCGGAAGATTCCAGGTAACCGGGGGAACGGATAGCCAGAGAAAAATCTTCTATACAGGAGTTTATCATACATTTATTGCTCCGAATCTGTATATGGATGTTAACGGAGATTATGTAGCAGCCGAGGAAAATATGAATACGAAATGGTTTACGAATTACAGTACCTATTCATATTGGGATGGTTTCAGAGCTACTCATCCATTATTGACTATTATGGATCAAAAACATACCAAGGAATTTGCTAACTCTCTCATCAGCAGATATACTGACCGTAAAGATCATATGCCGATCTGGGAGCTATGCGGATATGATAATTTCTGTATGCTGGGTTATCACAGTGCCTCGGTAATCTGGGATGCTATTTCCAAAGGAGTACCTGGGATTGATGGTGAAAAAGCTTTTGCAGCCATGAAAGATGCTTCTCTGACGGATAAAATGAGCAGCAGTGATGGAGGCGGAGGGCTTAATGATTATATTAAGCTAGGATATACTCCTTCAGAAAATGGAGCTTCTGTCTCTGCAACATTAGAATATTCCTATGATGACTGGTGTATTCAGCAGTTGGCAGAAAAATTAGGAAAAAAAGAGGAAGCTGAAGTATACAGAAAACGCTCCATGAACTTCCTGAATACTTTCAATAAAGAAAATAACCATTTCTGGCCGAGACAAAAAAATGGAAAATTTCTGGCAGATTTTCCTCTTAATGACTGGAAAAAGCTTCAGCCACATTGGGTTTCCGGAAATATCTGGGCTTATGATTTCTTTGTTCCACATCAAATCGATGAAATGATGAATCTGTATGGCGGAAAGAAAGGATTTGAAGAAAAACTGGATAAAACATTTACTGAAAACCTTAAAATGGAAGGAGAGCAGCATGTTGATATTTCCGGATTCATCGGGTCTTTAGGATTTGGAGATGAGCCGGGACATCATGTTCCATACCTGTACAACTATGCAGGAAGTCCTTATAAGACACAAAAGATGGTAAAATACATCCGTGATAATATGTATGCTGCCAAACCTGATGGAATTGTGAATAATGAAGACTGTGGACAAATGTCAGCATGGTATATTTTCTCTTCATTAGGATTTTATCCTGTTACACCTGGAAAACCTGTTTATTCGATTGGAGCCCCTCAGTTCCCGAAAGCTTCATTACAATTGGAAAACGGAAAAACATTCACAGTGATTGCTGATAAAATATCAGATAAAAATATCTATGTACAGAAAATGTTCCTGAACGGAAAAGAGTACAAAAGCTGGGAACTGAACCATAGTGACATCATGAACGGTGGAGAGCTGAGATTTGTCATGGGAAGTAAGCCTGTAAAATAAGACTAATAAAAATAAACGAAACAAAAGTATCAATGGAAAGGAGAGATTTTATTAAAACAAGTGCACTGGCAGGAGCCGGATTGCTGTTTACTCAAAATGTTTTTGCAAAAACCCTGGCTACGGAAGGTTTTCCTGTTGTCCGTGTTCCTAAAAATAAAAGACATTTTACCAGTGAATCCGTAGAAAGTGCTATTGCAGCTTTTAAAAAGAAAGTAAACAATAAAGAGCTAAGCTGGCTTTTTGAAAACTGTTTTCCAAATACATTAGATACTACTGTTTTTTATAGTGAAAGCAACGGTACACCGGACACTTATGTGATTACGGGAGATATTGATGCGATGTGGCTTCGCGATAGTTCTGCACAGGTTTTTCCTTATCTGCAGTTCTCAAAGAAAGATGAAAAACTTCACAAGTTGATTTCAGGAGTAATCCATAAGCAAACAACTTTCATCCTGAAAGATCCTTATGCCAACGCATTTTATAATGATGACAAGAAGATAAGCAAATGGAAAGAGTATGACCACACCGATATGAAGCCGGGAACTCATGAAAGAAAATGGGAGATCGATTCATTGTGTTATCCTATTCGTTTGGCATATCATTTCTGGAAAACAACAGGAGATACAAAACCTTTTGATGCTAACTGGCTACAGGGAATTAAACTTACTTTGCAGACCTTTATAGAACAGCAGAGGAAAAAAGATTTAGGACCTTATAAATTTGAGCGTACAACATCCTGGGCAACTGACGGGGTTCCTATGGGCGGATATGGTTATCCAACAAAACCTGTAGGGCTTATCAGTTCTATGTTCCGTCCAAGTGATGATGCTACGATCTATGGATTCCTGATTCCTTCTAACTTATTTGCAGTAGTAAGTTTACGCCAGGCCGCAGAAATGGTGTCTCAGATTAAAAATGAAAAAACGTTGGCTCAACAACTGAACAGCCTGGCTGATGAGGTAGATGCAGCCATCAAAAAATACGGAATTTACAATCATCCTGAATTTGGAAAAATATATGCTTTTGAGGTGAATGGCTTTGGAAGTTATAACCTGATGGATGATGCCAATTGTCCAAGCCTGTTAGGATTACCTTATCTGGATGCGGTGAAAGCTGACGACGCTGTTTATCAGAACACGAGAAAATTCGTGTGGTCGGAAAATAACCCATTCTTCTTCAAAGGAAAGCTGGCAGAAGGGATAGGAGGTCCACATATCGGACTTGACATGATCTGGCCAATGAGTATCATTATGAAAGCGCTCACTACAAAAGATACAAGTGAGATCAGATGGTGCATCAATACCTTACAGAAAACGCACGGAGGGACAGGCTTTATGCATGAGTCCTTCCATAAAGACAATGACAAAAAATTCACCAGAGAATGGTTTGCATGGGCCAATACCTTATTTGGAGAATTGCTATGGAAAACCTTTAACGAAAACCCTGAGCTACTGACATAGCCCCATATTTTATACGGCTTATTTACTTAAGATGC is a genomic window of Chryseobacterium nakagawai containing:
- a CDS encoding GH92 family glycosyl hydrolase, producing the protein MKKELLICFFTSLISIANAQQNKNDILSWVDPFIGTGGHGHTFPGATTPFGMIQLSPDQNTKSGDWDWCSGYHYSSKTIMGFSHNHLSGTGWADLGDILVMPTVGQVKMVPGSEDKPETGYRSTFTHDKETAAPGYYSVMLDSYGVKAELTASPRVGFHKYTFPKTDEANIIIDPTNKIFGNIYHTLVSVEGNNKIKGYCYSNGWGGKRFAYFVMEFSKPFKSYGVYAEGKIKNNEKIALAKDAKAFVRFATEDQESIEVKVSLSPVSTENAQENFDTEANNVDFAKAKETAQKTWRDLIGRFQVTGGTDSQRKIFYTGVYHTFIAPNLYMDVNGDYVAAEENMNTKWFTNYSTYSYWDGFRATHPLLTIMDQKHTKEFANSLISRYTDRKDHMPIWELCGYDNFCMLGYHSASVIWDAISKGVPGIDGEKAFAAMKDASLTDKMSSSDGGGGLNDYIKLGYTPSENGASVSATLEYSYDDWCIQQLAEKLGKKEEAEVYRKRSMNFLNTFNKENNHFWPRQKNGKFLADFPLNDWKKLQPHWVSGNIWAYDFFVPHQIDEMMNLYGGKKGFEEKLDKTFTENLKMEGEQHVDISGFIGSLGFGDEPGHHVPYLYNYAGSPYKTQKMVKYIRDNMYAAKPDGIVNNEDCGQMSAWYIFSSLGFYPVTPGKPVYSIGAPQFPKASLQLENGKTFTVIADKISDKNIYVQKMFLNGKEYKSWELNHSDIMNGGELRFVMGSKPVK
- a CDS encoding glycoside hydrolase family 125 protein, translating into MERRDFIKTSALAGAGLLFTQNVFAKTLATEGFPVVRVPKNKRHFTSESVESAIAAFKKKVNNKELSWLFENCFPNTLDTTVFYSESNGTPDTYVITGDIDAMWLRDSSAQVFPYLQFSKKDEKLHKLISGVIHKQTTFILKDPYANAFYNDDKKISKWKEYDHTDMKPGTHERKWEIDSLCYPIRLAYHFWKTTGDTKPFDANWLQGIKLTLQTFIEQQRKKDLGPYKFERTTSWATDGVPMGGYGYPTKPVGLISSMFRPSDDATIYGFLIPSNLFAVVSLRQAAEMVSQIKNEKTLAQQLNSLADEVDAAIKKYGIYNHPEFGKIYAFEVNGFGSYNLMDDANCPSLLGLPYLDAVKADDAVYQNTRKFVWSENNPFFFKGKLAEGIGGPHIGLDMIWPMSIIMKALTTKDTSEIRWCINTLQKTHGGTGFMHESFHKDNDKKFTREWFAWANTLFGELLWKTFNENPELLT